One Microbacterium marinum genomic window, TGAAGGTCACCCACTCGCCGCTCGCGGGGTGCGCGAAGGACAGCTCCCGGGCGTGGAGCCACTGACGGCTGAGCCCGAGACGCGCAGCTTGCGTGGGATCGGCCCCGTAGAGCGGATCTCCAACGCACGGGTGCCGGTGGGCTGCCATGTGCACGCGGATCTGGTGGGTTCGCCCCGTCTCGAGATGCACCTCGAGCAGTGAGGCGCCCGGGAACGCCTCAATCGTCTCGTAGTGCGTCACCGAGTCCTTCCCCGACGGCGTGACCGCGAACTTCCACGAGTGGTTCGGGTGCCGGCCGATCGGTGCGTCGATCGTGCCTGAGAGCGGATCGGGATGGCCCTGGACCACGGTGTGGTAGATCTTGTCGACCTCGCGCTCCTTGAACGCGCGCTTCAGGGCGACGTAGGCGCGCTCGGTCTTCGCCACCGCCATGAGGCCGCTGGTGCCCACGTCGAGGCGATGCACCACACCCTGACGCTCGGCCGCCCCGGAGGTGGCGATGCGGAAGCCGGCCGCCGCCAGAGCGCCGACGACGGTGGGTCCTTCCCAACCGAGGGACGGATGCGCGGCCACGCCCGCCGGCTTGTCGACCACGACGATCTCGTCGTCGTCGTGGACGATCCCGAGGTCGGGGACGGCGATCGGAACGATCTCCGGTCCGCGGCGGTCTTCCCATTCCACGCTGAGCCATCCGCCCGCGACGAGTTTGTCGGACTTGCCGAGGACGCGGCCGTCCTGAGCCACCCCACCGCTTTCGGCGACCTCGGCGGCGAAGGTCCGTGAGAAGCCGAGGAGCTTGGCGAGAGCGGCATCCACCCGGACGCCGTCCAAGCCGTCGGGGACGGGAAGGCTGCGCGACTCCATGTCAGGGAGCCGAATCCGGGTCGGCGGTCGCCGCCGGCGCCTGCTCGGTGTCGTCCTTCTCCCGAGATCCATCGAATCGGATGCCGAGCAGGACGAGAAGCGCGACGCTGATCATCATCGTGACGATGAACATGTCGGCGACGTTGTAGATCGCCGACGGGAAACCGAGCCACAGCCACGGCGTGTGGATGAAGTCCACGACGTGACCGGTCAGGAACCCCGGCGGACGCAGCAACCGGTCGGTGAGGTTGCCCAGGATGCCGCCGAGCAGCAGTCCGAGGACGATCGACCACGACCGCGTGCGGACCCGGCTGACCGCGAGGAAGACGATCACGAGAGCGGCGGCCATGAGGACGAGGGTGAAGACCCACGTGACTCCCTCGCCGAGGGAGAAGGCGGCACCGGGGTTGAACGTCAGGAACAGCTGGAGGGCGTCGCCGAGCACCGGGACCGCCTGCTTCTCGGGCAGGTTCTCCAGCGCAAGGTACTTGGTGAACTGATCAGCGGCCAGCACCAGCACCGCGAGGATCGCGATGGTGGTGCCGGCCGCTGCAGCGTGCAGAGTCGTCCGGCGAGCGGACGTACGGCTCGACAAGGTGCGAGGCGTCAGGAAGCCGAGATCGGCGTTGCGCCGGAGGTGCCGGCCACGTCGAGGTCGCGCAGCTTCTCCTCGATGAAGCCGCGCAGCTGGACGCGGTAGTCACGCTCGAACTGACGCAGCTCGCTGATGCGAGCTTCGAGGGTTCCGCGCTCGCTCTCGAGGCGGGTCATCTCGTCGCGGGCCTTGGTGCGCGCGTCGTTGAGAATGGTGTCGGCCTCGGTCTGCGCCTCGGAGATGAGCTTCTCCTTCTGCGCCTTACCCTCGGCGACGTGCTCGTCGTGGAGGCGCTGAGCGAGCTCGATGATGCCGGCGGACGCGGCAGCGGGCGCTGCGGACGTGGGAGCCTCGGCGGCGGGCTCCGCGGCGGGAACCTCGCTGACGACCGGTTCCGGTTCCGGCTCGGCGGCGGGCGTGGGAGCCTCGGCCGGGGTCTCACCGGACTCGTACGCGGCGAGCTTCGCCTTGAGCTCCTCGTTCTCGGCGATGGTCTTGCGCCACTCGACGACGATCTCGTCGAGGAAGTCGTCGACCTCGTCCGGGTCGAAGCCCTCCTTGAAGCGGACGTGCTGGAACTGCTTCGTGACGACGTCTTCAGGAGTCAAAGGCATGTGTCTTTCCTCTTTCTGGGCTCTGGAGGCGGGCCGGTCAGTGACTGACCCGCGAGGCGCGAGCCGTACCCCGCCAGCATAGTCCGACGAGGTGACGGGTGCGACGACGGGTCAGAGGGCGCTGAGCGCCTGGGTGATCGACAGCAGCACGAAGCAGCTGAGCATGGTGAGCGGGAATCCGAGGTCGAGCGCGATCGGTCCGATCCGCAGCGGCGGAATGAACCGACGGAAGAATCTCAGGGGCGGGTCCGTCACCGTGAAGACGACTTCGGCGACCACGAGCATGCCGCCTCGGGGACGCCACTCCCGGTTGAACATCGGGATGTACTCGAGGATCAGACGTGCCAGGAGGAACAGCACATAGATCAGGACCAGCGTGTTGAGGATCCCGGCGATGAGGCCGATGATCGACACGACGTCAGTGCGTGAACGGGGTGGAGTCGGCGTCGCCCGAGGCGATGGCTCCCTCACCCGAGACCGCGACGTTCTCCGGCGACAGCAGGAAGACCTTGCTCGTCACACGCTCGATGCGGCCGTACAGGCCGAGCGACAGACCGCTGGCGAAGTCGATGAGACGGCGCGCGTCGGCATCGCTCATCTGCGAGAGGTTGATGATGATCGGGATGCCGTCGCGGAAGTTCTCGGCGATGGACTGAGCATCGCGGTACTGCTTCGGGTGGACGGTGACGATCTCGCTGATCGCGGACGGCGCGGGCTGGCGCACGACGGCGGGACGGTGGATCGGAGTCACCGGAGCGGTCTTGTTCTCCACCTGCTTCTCGCGGCGCGGAGCCTGCTCCTCGTAGACCTCTTCCTCATCGGCGAGGCCCAGGTACACCATGGTCTTCTTGAGCGGGTTCGACATCGCATCCTCCGTTTGCTCGTCTGTGTCGAGGCTAACCGTGTGTCGGCCTCGGGCCGGTGATTGCCGAGCCGATCCGCAGGTGTGTCGCGCCTGCGGCGATCGCCTCGACGAAGTCGCCGGTCATGCCGGCGGAGATCCAGGTGGCGTCGGGGTCCACGCCGCGCACAACGGCCGAGGATTCAGCCAGGCGGGCGAACGCCGATGCGGGCGCCTCATCGAGCGGAGCGACGCCCATGACGCCTCGGAGTCGCAGCGACGGGCACTGCGCGCGCACGTGCTGGGCGAGAGCCTCGACATCGACGGGTGCGACCCCGCCGCGGCCCGTGTCCGTCGTCAGGTTCACCTGCAGGAGCACGTCCAGCGGCTCGGCGTCGCCCTCGGGAGCCGCCGCGTGGAGGGCGTCGGCGAGGCGGACGCGGTCGACGGAATGGACGACGTCCGCCACCGCACGGATCGCCCGCGCCTTGTTCGTCTGAGCCTGGCCGATGAAGTGCCAGCGCAGGGGTCCGTCGCCGTAGGCCGCGCGCTTGGCCGTCGCCTCTTGCTGACGGTTCTCCCCCACGTCGGTCACGCCGAGGGCGGCGAGCTCCTCGACGAGATCCACCGGGTGGAACTTCGTGACGACGATCCGTGTCAGCTCCGACGAATCGCGGCCCGCCGCTCGAGCGGCATCCGAGATGCGCGCATCGATGTCGGCGAGCCGCGATCGAAGGTTCACGTGAGGTCGCGCCCGACTTACTTCAGGAAATCGGGGATGTCGAGGTCGTCGTCGCCGAACGCCGAGTCGTAGTCGTTGTTCGACACGGGCGCCGACACCGACACCGACTCCTTCGAGGACGCGGACTCCGCTGCCGCCAGATCGCGCGCGACCGTGTCGGCGGGAAGCGGAGGCAGGACGGGAGCGGACGCCGGCCGGGTCGCCGTGATGGGCTCGACCTTGGCCGAGGGCTCACCGCCGTCGAAGCCGGCCGCGATCACGGTGACCCGCACCTCGTCGCCGAGGGTGTCGTCGATCACCGTTCCGAAGATGATGTTGGCCTCGGGGTGCGCGGCCTCCTTGACCAGCTGCGCGGCATCGTTGATCTCGAAGATGCCCAGGTTCGATCCACCCTGGATCGACAGCAGCACGCCGTGCGCGCCCTCGATCGACGCCTCGAGCAGCGGCGACTCGACAGCGAGCTCCGCCGCCTTGATCGCGCGATCCGCGCCGCGAGCCGAGCCGATGCCCATCAGCGCCGATCCGGCGCCCTGCATGACGGACTTCACGTCGGCGAAGTCGAGGTTGATGAGACCCGGCGTCGTGATGAGGTCGGTGATGCCCTGCACACCGGCGAGGAGCACCTGGTCAGCCGTGGCGAACGCCTCGATCATCGAGATGCCGCGGTCGCTGATCTCGAGGAGCCGGTCGTTCGGGACGACGATGAGGGTGTCGACCTCTTCCTTCAGCTTGGAGACACCGGACTCCGCCTGCGTCTGGCGCCGGCGTCCCTCGAAGGAGAAGGGCTTCGTCACCACACCGATGGTGAGCGCGCCGATCGACTTCGCGATGCGCGCGACGACGGGGGCGCCACCGGTGCCGGTGCCACCACCCTCACCGGCGGTCACGAAGACCATG contains:
- a CDS encoding RluA family pseudouridine synthase is translated as MESRSLPVPDGLDGVRVDAALAKLLGFSRTFAAEVAESGGVAQDGRVLGKSDKLVAGGWLSVEWEDRRGPEIVPIAVPDLGIVHDDDEIVVVDKPAGVAAHPSLGWEGPTVVGALAAAGFRIATSGAAERQGVVHRLDVGTSGLMAVAKTERAYVALKRAFKEREVDKIYHTVVQGHPDPLSGTIDAPIGRHPNHSWKFAVTPSGKDSVTHYETIEAFPGASLLEVHLETGRTHQIRVHMAAHRHPCVGDPLYGADPTQAARLGLSRQWLHARELSFAHPASGEWVTFTSEYAPDLAHALGILRGD
- the lspA gene encoding signal peptidase II, which gives rise to MSSRTSARRTTLHAAAAGTTIAILAVLVLAADQFTKYLALENLPEKQAVPVLGDALQLFLTFNPGAAFSLGEGVTWVFTLVLMAAALVIVFLAVSRVRTRSWSIVLGLLLGGILGNLTDRLLRPPGFLTGHVVDFIHTPWLWLGFPSAIYNVADMFIVTMMISVALLVLLGIRFDGSREKDDTEQAPAATADPDSAP
- a CDS encoding DivIVA domain-containing protein, which encodes MPLTPEDVVTKQFQHVRFKEGFDPDEVDDFLDEIVVEWRKTIAENEELKAKLAAYESGETPAEAPTPAAEPEPEPVVSEVPAAEPAAEAPTSAAPAAASAGIIELAQRLHDEHVAEGKAQKEKLISEAQTEADTILNDARTKARDEMTRLESERGTLEARISELRQFERDYRVQLRGFIEEKLRDLDVAGTSGATPISAS
- a CDS encoding YggT family protein: MSIIGLIAGILNTLVLIYVLFLLARLILEYIPMFNREWRPRGGMLVVAEVVFTVTDPPLRFFRRFIPPLRIGPIALDLGFPLTMLSCFVLLSITQALSAL
- a CDS encoding cell division protein SepF — protein: MSNPLKKTMVYLGLADEEEVYEEQAPRREKQVENKTAPVTPIHRPAVVRQPAPSAISEIVTVHPKQYRDAQSIAENFRDGIPIIINLSQMSDADARRLIDFASGLSLGLYGRIERVTSKVFLLSPENVAVSGEGAIASGDADSTPFTH
- a CDS encoding YggS family pyridoxal phosphate-dependent enzyme; protein product: MNLRSRLADIDARISDAARAAGRDSSELTRIVVTKFHPVDLVEELAALGVTDVGENRQQEATAKRAAYGDGPLRWHFIGQAQTNKARAIRAVADVVHSVDRVRLADALHAAAPEGDAEPLDVLLQVNLTTDTGRGGVAPVDVEALAQHVRAQCPSLRLRGVMGVAPLDEAPASAFARLAESSAVVRGVDPDATWISAGMTGDFVEAIAAGATHLRIGSAITGPRPTHG
- the ftsZ gene encoding cell division protein FtsZ — protein: MSQNQNYLAVIKVVGVGGGGVNAVNRMIELGLRGVEFIAVNTDAQALLMSDADIKLDVGRELTRGLGAGADPEVGRRAAEDHAEEIEEALAGADMVFVTAGEGGGTGTGGAPVVARIAKSIGALTIGVVTKPFSFEGRRRQTQAESGVSKLKEEVDTLIVVPNDRLLEISDRGISMIEAFATADQVLLAGVQGITDLITTPGLINLDFADVKSVMQGAGSALMGIGSARGADRAIKAAELAVESPLLEASIEGAHGVLLSIQGGSNLGIFEINDAAQLVKEAAHPEANIIFGTVIDDTLGDEVRVTVIAAGFDGGEPSAKVEPITATRPASAPVLPPLPADTVARDLAAAESASSKESVSVSAPVSNNDYDSAFGDDDLDIPDFLK